From a region of the Arachis ipaensis cultivar K30076 chromosome B09, Araip1.1, whole genome shotgun sequence genome:
- the LOC107619037 gene encoding proteasome subunit beta type-4: MASNLDSVSDTQRTLYPYVTGTSVVALKYKNGILMAADMGGSYGSTLRYKSIDRLKPIGKHSLLGASGEISDFQEILRYLDELILYDNMWDDGNSLGPKEMHNYLTRVMYNRRNKFNPLWNALVLGGVKNGQKYLGMVNMIGINFEDNHVATGLGNHLARPILRDEWHENLTFEEGVKLLEKCMRVLLYRDRSAINKIQISKITEEGATLFPPFSLKTYWEFSAFKNPTVGAEGSW, from the exons ATGGCCTCTAACTTGGACTCAGTCTCTGATACACAGCGAACTCT GTATCCCTATGTAACTGGAACCTCTGTGGTTGCTCTCAAATACAAAAATGGGATTCTTATGGCTGCTGACATGGGAG GTTCCTATGGCTCTACCTTACGGTACAAAAGTATTGATCGTTTGAAGCCTATTGGGAAACATTCTCTTCTTGGTGCTAGTGGGGAAATAAGTGATTTTCAGGAGATTCTACGCTACCTTGACGAGCTTAT CCTTTATGACAACATGTGGGATGACGGAAACTCCCTGGGACCTAAGGAAATGCATAACTATTTAACTCGTGTGATGTATAATAGACGTAACAAGTTCAACCCATTGTGGAATGCACTTGTACTGGGTGGTGTGAAAAATGGGCAGAAGTACCTTGGCATG GTCAACATGATTGGCATTAATTTTGAAGACAATCATGTAGCCACAGGGCTTGGAAATCATCTTGCAAGGCCAATTCTACGTGATGAATGGCATGAAAATTTAACCTTTGAAGAGGGAGTCAAGCTATTGGAGAAGTGTATGCGTGTGCTCTTATATCGTGATAGGTCTGCTATCAACAAGATTCAG ATATCCAAAATTACTGAAGAAGGTGCTACCCTCTTCCCACCATTCTCATTGAAGACTTACTGGGAATTCTCTGCCTTCAAGAATCCAACTGTCGGTGCTGAAGGTTCATGGTAG
- the LOC107619298 gene encoding probable rRNA-processing protein EBP2 homolog, protein MEEHLVNDDTTIGGEAEDFNEEMSASESESDEDVKLTEPSKTAVYNRDALLDKLGDISWPENVGWIHTLSIDIDQEQEVDVNDDLTRELAFYNQAFEGTKQAYQKLQSMGLPFLRPPDYYAEMVKTDNHMQKVKGRVLAEKRKMEEAEERRKAREAKRLAKEIQAQKMKERAKQKKQDIESVKKWRKQRQQSGFADNSNDADLGFDFEDGKSFERSKGKRPGVSPGDRSGGKGKQAFGKGKTHKKREFRNSKFGFGGRKGMKKQNTADTTYDVKGFNKGEGKGNKKRKR, encoded by the coding sequence ATGGAGGAGCATTTGGTAAATGATGATACCACCATTGGTGGTGAAGCTGAAGATTTTAATGAGGAAATGTCTGCATCAGAATCAGAATCTGACGAAGATGTGAAATTAACTGAACCGTCGAAAACTGCAGTTTATAATAGAGATGCTCTGTTGGATAAACTTGGAGATATCAGTTGGCCAGAGAACGTGGGATGGATTCACACACTCTCCATTGATATTGATCAAGAGCAAGAAGTAGATGTCAATGATGACTTAACACGTGAGCTTGCATTTTACAACCAGGCATTTGAGGGAACAAAGCAGGCATATCAGAAACTCCAGTCAATGGGTCTCCCTTTTCTGAGGCCTCCAGATTATTACGCTGAAATGGTGAAGACTGATAACCACATGCAAAAGGTGAAAGGACGTGTACTGGCAGAGAAGCGGAAGATGGAAGAGGCCGAAGAGAGAAGAAAGGCTAGGGAGGCCAAGAGGTTGGCGAAAGAGATTCAAGCCCAGAAGATGAAAGAACGGGCCAAGCAGAAAAAGCAGGACATTGAATCTGTTAAGAAATGGAGGAAACAAAGGCAACAGAGTGGGTTTGCTGACAATAGCAATGATGCAGATTTGGGTTTTGACTTTGAGGATGGGAAGTCATTTGAGAGGTCAAAGGGCAAAAGGCCAGGAGTGTCTCCGGGTGATCGGTCAGGAGGGAAGGGGAAGCAAGCTTTTGGAAAAGGAAAGACACATAAGAAAAGGGAATTTAGGAATTCCAAATTCGGTTTTGGAGGCAGGAAGGGAATGAAGAAGCAGAACACCGCTGACACGACTTATGATGTTAAGGGATTCAACAAGGGCGAAGGCAAAGGAAATAAGAAGAGAAAGAGGTAA